A window from Sordaria macrospora chromosome 2, complete sequence encodes these proteins:
- a CDS encoding 60S ribosomal protein uL13, which translates to MSSFESVVVIDGKGHLLGRLASIVAKQLLNGQKIVVVRCEALNISGEFFRAKLKYHSYLRKMTRYNPTRGGPFHFRAPSRIFYKAVRGMIPHKTARGAAALERLKVFEGVPPPYDKKKKMVVPQALRVLRLQPGRKFCTVGRLSSEVGWKYEDVVARLEERRKAKGAAYYERKKLAARQLSEAKKSAKVNDKTAEALKEFGY; encoded by the exons ATGTCTTCTTTCGAGTCTGTG GTCGTCATCGACGGCAAGGGCCACCTCCTCGGTCGCCTCGCCAGCATCGTCGCCAAGCAGCTCCTCAACGGCCAGAAGATCGTTGTTGTCCGCTGCGAGGCCCTCAACATCTCTGGCGAGTTCTTCCGCGCCAAGC TCAAGTACCACTCGTACCTGCGCAAGATGACCCGGTACAACCCCACTCGCGGTG GTCCCTTCCATTTCCGCGCTCCTTCCCGCATCTTCTACAAGGCTGTCCGCGGCATGATTCCCCACAAGACTGCCCGTGGCGCCGCTGCCCTTGAGCGCCTCAAGGTCTTCGAGGGTGTCCCTCCCCCCTatgacaagaagaagaagatggtcgTTCCCCAGGCTCTCCGTGTCCTGAGACTCCAGCCCGGTCGCAAGTTCTGCACCGTTGGCCGTCTCAGCTCTGAGGTCGGCTGGAAGTacgaggatgttgttgccaG ACTCGAGGAGCGccgcaaggccaagggcgcCGCCTACTACgagcgcaagaagctcgCCGCCCGCCAGCTTtccgaggccaagaagagcgCCAAGGTCAACGACAAGACCGCCGAGGCTCTCAAGGAGTTCGGTTACTAG